One window from the genome of Paenibacillus azoreducens encodes:
- a CDS encoding IS110 family transposase → MKFTRIEVTNQRIERITTQHAIVGIDIAKEKHVAQVTNFRGIVLTRRHLTFANTLEGFERLMRFTQEVQKKQGLTSVIVGLEPTGHYWFNLAHWLRKQGIEVVLVNPVVTHRNKENRDNSPSKNDAKDALTIADAVSRGFYTEFTPQAGQLEQLKTLMSDREFWVKYAISLGNRIVRWIDMYFPEFQLVFKDWKAERSLASLRAFPLPCEVQDLNADEVIQRWHEQGMRRPGGVTGKAKAVQLIQAAKRSIGRTEGLEQARRDLQRLLTAYDQITSHLQEMKEEVEALLGKIPMAKQLQSIPGMGPTTIAALLRFTGDLGRYAHGRQLLRRAGLNLAERTSGKYKGQIKLSKRGDSALRKYFFLAILTLVRENPDFKRWHEHNLNKGMKKMASLFKLIGKLARIVIGMIQRGETYRSEIGVEQVA, encoded by the coding sequence ATGAAGTTTACTCGAATTGAAGTTACAAATCAACGGATTGAACGAATTACCACCCAGCACGCTATCGTGGGGATCGACATCGCTAAAGAGAAGCACGTCGCTCAAGTGACCAACTTCCGCGGTATCGTACTCACGCGGCGGCACCTGACCTTTGCCAATACGCTCGAAGGCTTTGAGAGGCTGATGCGCTTTACCCAAGAAGTACAGAAGAAACAGGGATTGACATCGGTTATCGTCGGCCTCGAGCCGACCGGACATTACTGGTTTAATCTAGCCCATTGGCTGCGGAAACAAGGAATCGAGGTCGTCCTGGTGAACCCAGTCGTGACGCATCGCAACAAGGAGAACCGTGACAATAGCCCGTCCAAAAACGATGCCAAGGATGCCCTAACCATTGCTGATGCGGTCAGCCGCGGCTTCTATACCGAGTTTACCCCGCAAGCAGGCCAATTGGAGCAACTCAAGACGCTGATGAGCGATCGGGAATTCTGGGTGAAATATGCTATCAGTTTGGGTAATCGCATCGTCCGCTGGATCGACATGTACTTTCCGGAGTTCCAGCTTGTTTTTAAAGACTGGAAGGCCGAGCGCTCGCTGGCTTCCCTGCGGGCTTTTCCTTTACCGTGCGAGGTGCAGGACCTGAACGCCGATGAAGTCATCCAGCGCTGGCACGAACAAGGCATGAGACGCCCGGGTGGAGTTACCGGGAAAGCGAAGGCGGTCCAACTCATCCAGGCGGCCAAACGCAGCATTGGCCGTACCGAGGGATTGGAGCAGGCAAGGCGAGATCTGCAGCGCCTGCTGACGGCGTACGACCAGATTACAAGCCACCTGCAAGAGATGAAGGAAGAAGTCGAAGCGCTGCTGGGGAAGATCCCCATGGCCAAACAGTTGCAGAGCATCCCCGGGATGGGCCCGACCACGATCGCAGCCTTGCTGAGATTCACCGGCGATCTTGGTCGCTATGCCCATGGGCGGCAGCTCTTGCGCCGCGCCGGGCTCAATCTGGCTGAGCGAACTTCCGGCAAGTACAAAGGCCAGATCAAGCTCTCCAAACGCGGAGACAGTGCGCTGCGCAAATATTTCTTTTTGGCTATACTCACCTTGGTGCGTGAAAACCCGGACTTCAAACGGTGGCATGAACACAACTTGAACAAGGGCATGAAGAAGATGGCATCGTTATTCAAATTAATCGGCAAGCTGGCCCGGATCGTCATCGGGATGATCCAGCGTGGAGAGACGTATCGCTCCGAGATCGGTGTGGAGCAGGTCGCCTAA
- a CDS encoding YifB family Mg chelatase-like AAA ATPase, protein MYSACLYGIDGVLIQVEVDISNGLPQTSIIGLPDSAIREAVERVRAGIKNCGFTFPLQRTTINLAPADLRKEGSAFDLAIALGILCTSGQLALPQRERLLLIGELALDGSLRPVTGVLPMVDRAKREGFSSVMLPKANAAEAALIENVNIYALEHLNELFALGEKEAGLAPKDKSCPLSISSLAKLRFKEALCQVSATHTTEDYADVLGQHHVKRALTIAAAGMHNIMLMGPPGTGKTMLIKRLPTILPPMTETEALETTKIFSAAGKFKEPSAGLLRTRPFRSPHHTISTGGLIGGGTIPKPGEVSLAHRGILFLDELPEFNRQVLEVLRQPLEDKCVTISRARAVHTFPAKFMLAASMNPCPCR, encoded by the coding sequence ATGTACAGTGCATGTTTATACGGAATTGACGGGGTGCTGATACAAGTCGAAGTCGATATTTCAAATGGTCTGCCTCAGACATCTATTATCGGCCTGCCGGATTCGGCGATTCGTGAGGCTGTCGAGCGTGTGCGGGCAGGAATCAAAAATTGCGGTTTTACTTTTCCTTTGCAGCGGACGACGATCAATTTGGCGCCAGCCGATTTGAGAAAAGAAGGTTCCGCCTTTGATCTGGCCATCGCACTCGGCATCTTATGTACCAGCGGGCAGCTGGCCCTTCCGCAGCGGGAGCGGCTGCTTCTGATCGGCGAGCTGGCGCTTGATGGCAGTCTGCGCCCGGTTACCGGCGTACTGCCGATGGTCGACCGCGCGAAACGCGAGGGTTTCTCCTCCGTAATGCTCCCGAAGGCGAACGCGGCGGAAGCTGCTTTAATTGAGAATGTGAATATTTATGCACTAGAACACTTGAATGAGCTGTTTGCTCTCGGGGAAAAGGAAGCTGGACTTGCTCCCAAGGATAAGAGCTGTCCGCTCTCCATTTCCTCTTTGGCCAAACTCCGGTTCAAGGAAGCCCTTTGCCAAGTTTCTGCAACACACACCACAGAGGATTATGCCGACGTGCTTGGCCAGCATCATGTGAAACGCGCCCTGACCATTGCCGCCGCCGGCATGCACAATATTATGCTGATGGGGCCGCCGGGCACCGGCAAAACGATGCTGATCAAACGTCTGCCCACCATCCTCCCGCCCATGACGGAAACAGAAGCGCTGGAAACGACCAAAATCTTCAGCGCTGCCGGAAAATTCAAAGAGCCTTCAGCGGGACTCCTTCGGACCCGGCCTTTCCGCTCCCCGCATCATACCATTTCGACCGGCGGCCTGATCGGGGGCGGCACGATCCCGAAGCCGGGGGAAGTAAGCCTTGCCCACCGCGGTATCCTGTTTCTTGACGAGCTGCCTGAATTCAACCGGCAGGTGCTTGAAGTGTTGCGGCAGCCGTTGGAGGATAAATGCGTAACGATCAGCAGGGCAAGAGCCGTGCATACATTCCCGGCGAAGTTCATGCTCGCGGCTTCGATGAATCCTTGTCCGTGCAGATAA
- a CDS encoding helix-turn-helix transcriptional regulator encodes MYIVKKKAVNIADIQSNSQSFGGRIRTTRISANLTIRELAFLAGLSPEAISMIENGANCPSLPTLRKLSECLSKPIWYLGCFEDMPEDTLGDRVKKARYYHGYFIEEAAKHLRVDPRSLTNWEKNRTTTSNKYINQVNEFISILYR; translated from the coding sequence ATGTATATAGTCAAGAAGAAAGCTGTTAACATTGCCGATATTCAGTCAAATTCACAATCATTTGGAGGGCGAATTAGGACAACCCGGATATCTGCTAACCTTACAATCAGAGAGTTAGCATTCTTGGCTGGTCTTTCTCCCGAAGCTATCTCCATGATCGAAAATGGGGCTAACTGCCCCTCTCTTCCAACTTTAAGAAAACTATCCGAGTGTTTAAGCAAACCTATATGGTATTTGGGTTGCTTTGAAGATATGCCTGAGGACACTCTTGGGGATCGAGTCAAAAAGGCTCGATATTATCATGGATATTTTATTGAAGAGGCTGCCAAGCACCTAAGAGTAGACCCACGATCACTTACAAACTGGGAGAAAAACAGAACAACCACCTCAAACAAGTATATTAATCAAGTGAATGAATTTATCTCTATATTATATAGATGA
- a CDS encoding YolD-like family protein, with product MAKKLEGNGLFESSRLMLPEHREAYSLYMTHKDSRPRPVIDEQEWQEIGQTLMVSLKEHVEVTLTLYDPYEDKQASGFVTVINSFRQEIKLRYDNDWEWIKFDDIIAASL from the coding sequence ATGGCAAAAAAACTTGAGGGGAACGGCTTATTCGAATCATCACGGTTGATGCTTCCAGAACACCGCGAAGCGTACAGTTTGTACATGACTCATAAGGATTCGCGTCCGCGACCGGTCATCGACGAGCAGGAGTGGCAGGAGATCGGCCAGACATTGATGGTGTCGCTTAAGGAGCATGTGGAAGTGACTCTCACGCTCTACGATCCATATGAGGATAAACAGGCGAGCGGGTTTGTCACCGTCATTAATTCGTTCCGCCAGGAAATCAAGCTGAGGTACGATAATGACTGGGAATGGATTAAATTTGATGATATTATAGCAGCAAGTTTATAA